Genomic DNA from Pseudodesulfovibrio senegalensis:
TCATTGCGGATCTGGCCGTGGCCGTGAACGCCGGGCAGATCAAGACCGGCTCCCTGTGCCGCTCCGACCGGCTGGCCAAGTACAACCAGCTGCTGCGCATCGAGGAAGACCTTGCCGAGGACGGCATTTATTATGGTCCCATTCTCGGTGAAAGCTGGTTCGGCGAAGAATAGCCCCGGCTCGTAATGAGAAAGAAAGAGGGCCGCTCCTTTGGGGCGGCCCTTCTTTTGTTCAGGCGCGTGCAATCTCATTGCTCATGACGTTGTTTTGTGATCAGACTGGACCAAACCTGAAAATCGGAGGATTGTCGCATGAAAAAAAGCATCGTCGCTGTTGTTGCCGCCGTTGTGCTGCTGATTGGGGTTGCCGCCGTTGCGGGCGACGCGCCCGACCTCAGGGGCACATGGAAGGTGGAAACCATTAAAATGTTTTCCAGGGCGCACGGTTACAAAGAAGTTGCTGCCCCCAGCAGCGTGTTTGTCATTGAGGAGCAGAAGGGGACCCTGTTTTGCGGCGAAAAGAAGTGGACCGCACGCGGCAAGGAACACTCCGAAGGCTTCAACGGAGCCGTCACCCACAGGAGCGAAATTCTGATTTCTGAATTCGACGACGGCTTTTGTTCCGGAGAACTGCTTTCCAATGATTCCATGATTCTGCATTACGTGGAATCGGGCGAGACCGCGCGAACCATGGTGTATGAACTTAAGCGAGTGAAATAGAAGCCTGAACCGGACGGCGAGGACCGTCTTTCAAGTCGTTTTCCAAGGCGGCGCGTCAATGTTCCCCGAGCCCGGGGCTTGACGTTGCCGCCTGTTTCGTGGGAATCGGCTCATGCTTTGATACACACTCTTAACAGGGGATTGCATTCATGATTCTTCTTGACGGAAAGGAAACCGCAAAGCAGGTGCGCACGGAATTGCGCACGGAAGTGGACGCTCTGGCCGGAAAATACGGACGCAAGCCCGGGTTGGCCGTGATTCTGGTTGGCGAAGACCCGGCATCGCAGGTTTACGTGCGCAACAAGGAGCGAGCCTGCGAGGACTGCGGCATCGAATCCATACCGCATCGACTGACCAGCGCCTCGCAGATGGAGCTGGAAGGACTCATCAACGAACTGAACCGCGACGTGCGCGTGGACGGCATCCTCATGCAGTTGCCCCTGCCCGAGGGACTGGACAGCCAGAAATGCCTCGACCTCATCGATCCGGACAAGGACGTGGACGGCTTTCATCCGGTGAACGTGGGCAAGATGAGCCTCGGCCTGCCCGGCTTCCGGCCCTGCACGCCCGCCGGGGTCATCAATCTGCTCAAACGG
This window encodes:
- the folD gene encoding bifunctional methylenetetrahydrofolate dehydrogenase/methenyltetrahydrofolate cyclohydrolase FolD, whose protein sequence is MILLDGKETAKQVRTELRTEVDALAGKYGRKPGLAVILVGEDPASQVYVRNKERACEDCGIESIPHRLTSASQMELEGLINELNRDVRVDGILMQLPLPEGLDSQKCLDLIDPDKDVDGFHPVNVGKMSLGLPGFRPCTPAGVINLLKRYDLDPACKKAVVIGRSNIVGKPLAMMLSQSGPCANATVTLCHSRTADLAAECREADFIFAAVGLPKFVTGDMVKEGAVVVDVGINRTDEGLVGDVDFDSVKEKAAAVTPVPGGVGPMTIAQLMVNTVEAFKLHVGA